From Spirosoma aerolatum, one genomic window encodes:
- a CDS encoding IS5 family transposase translates to MLIQQQMYPTDLTDSAWQVIEEILADKRKRKYSLRTILNALLYVTKAGCQWRLLPNDLPPWPLCYYYFWKWRNNGMWERLNKELVERRRKKAGREGSPSVGVIDSQSVKCSEWGVVPKGYDGHKKINGRKRHIVVDTLGLVLVVVVHAANQHDSPAARAVLSRLADQGYKRMSKILADSAYGKKLARWLKKSLGLILDVVRVKELAGFQVVPMRWKVERTFAWMNWSRRLSKDYECGVASHESFVYLSNINRILKHF, encoded by the coding sequence ATGCTAATCCAACAACAGATGTATCCCACAGATCTGACAGATTCTGCCTGGCAAGTTATTGAAGAAATACTGGCCGACAAACGTAAACGCAAGTATTCCCTTCGTACTATTCTAAATGCCTTATTATATGTAACAAAAGCTGGATGCCAATGGCGACTTTTACCCAACGATCTGCCACCCTGGCCCTTATGCTACTATTACTTTTGGAAGTGGCGCAATAATGGTATGTGGGAAAGACTCAATAAAGAGTTGGTCGAACGTCGACGAAAGAAAGCCGGGAGGGAGGGCTCACCCAGCGTGGGTGTCATTGATTCACAGAGTGTTAAGTGTAGTGAATGGGGCGTCGTTCCCAAAGGCTATGATGGGCATAAGAAAATCAACGGACGCAAACGGCATATTGTCGTTGATACATTGGGCTTAGTTTTAGTAGTGGTGGTCCATGCTGCCAATCAGCATGATAGTCCGGCAGCACGAGCAGTGTTAAGTCGTTTAGCGGATCAAGGATATAAGCGAATGAGTAAGATTTTAGCTGACAGTGCCTATGGCAAAAAGTTAGCCCGCTGGCTTAAAAAGTCCCTTGGGTTAATTTTAGATGTGGTGAGAGTAAAAGAGTTGGCCGGTTTCCAGGTGGTGCCTATGCGCTGGAAGGTAGAGCGAACCTTTGCTTGGATGAACTGGTCGCGACGGCTCAGCAAGGACTATGAATGTGGAGTTGCTTCCCATGAATCGTTTGTGTATTTATCCAACATCAACCGAATTCTTAAGCATTTTTAA
- a CDS encoding DUF4595 domain-containing protein, with product MNRLCIYPTSTEFLSIFKQALNYTSNQVEIIYTSSTGVTDSNPISTLILDDNKYITKVSYKDASGNSQSASLQYNSSGYLISKSSSEYQVKVTYQYANGADNPTSYTIVSYSDGVRGVVTNEYNLDQKNTMPFNFPPYDLVEPKGGITPVYYGIQVGDLLPGMSGKAPTNLIKKSTVYLALAPTIAVKTSQYNYKYDSDGKVNHIRIDDVYGSTTFSRAVSLGYTCQ from the coding sequence ATGAATCGTTTGTGTATTTATCCAACATCAACCGAATTCTTAAGCATTTTTAAACAGGCTCTTAATTATACTAGTAATCAAGTTGAAATTATCTATACTTCTTCAACCGGAGTAACAGATAGTAATCCAATCTCTACCTTAATACTTGATGATAACAAGTATATTACTAAGGTTTCCTACAAGGATGCATCAGGTAATAGTCAATCAGCTAGCTTACAGTATAATAGTAGTGGTTACTTAATTAGTAAATCTTCCAGCGAATATCAAGTAAAAGTCACTTATCAATACGCGAATGGGGCTGACAATCCTACTTCCTACACAATAGTATCTTATTCTGATGGTGTGCGTGGTGTAGTTACTAACGAATATAATTTAGATCAGAAAAATACTATGCCCTTTAATTTCCCCCCTTATGATTTAGTTGAACCAAAAGGCGGTATTACACCAGTATACTATGGAATTCAGGTTGGGGATTTGTTACCAGGAATGAGCGGTAAAGCTCCAACTAATTTGATTAAAAAATCAACAGTTTATTTAGCATTAGCACCAACCATAGCGGTTAAAACCTCGCAATACAACTACAAGTACGATAGCGATGGGAAAGTAAATCATATTAGAATTGACGACGTGTATGGGTCGACAACATTTTCAAGAGCAGTTTCGTTAGGCTACACTTGTCAATAA
- a CDS encoding lipocalin-like domain-containing protein: MKTKNYLILFLILVSFSCKKSDDTPPSPLVGLLTHVWKVDKVEFVGSNKTELIYRKEGLPYPTFIGGYENYKWDFKKDGTFTAAPDFNGKWTLKDQTLNVVLTNGSKYSYSIQQLDDTHLNMSRSIPASTLSKDLILTFKWSFDLDIANGFVESWQLFR; the protein is encoded by the coding sequence ATGAAGACAAAAAACTACTTAATCCTATTCTTGATCTTAGTTTCATTTTCCTGTAAAAAATCCGATGATACTCCCCCAAGTCCTTTGGTTGGATTACTTACACATGTTTGGAAAGTTGATAAAGTAGAATTTGTTGGTAGTAATAAAACCGAGCTTATTTACCGTAAAGAAGGGCTTCCATATCCTACTTTTATAGGAGGCTACGAAAATTATAAATGGGATTTCAAAAAAGATGGCACATTTACAGCTGCGCCCGATTTTAATGGAAAGTGGACATTGAAGGACCAAACCCTAAATGTGGTATTAACCAATGGGAGTAAGTATAGTTATTCAATTCAGCAACTAGACGATACACATTTAAATATGTCACGTAGTATCCCTGCATCGACACTAAGTAAAGATCTTATACTTACCTTTAAATGGTCGTTTGATCTGGATATTGCGAATGGATTTGTAGAATCGTGGCAACTATTTCGGTGA